One stretch of Vulpes lagopus strain Blue_001 chromosome 12, ASM1834538v1, whole genome shotgun sequence DNA includes these proteins:
- the AARSD1 gene encoding alanyl-tRNA editing protein Aarsd1 — translation MAFRCQRDSYAREFTTTVVSCRPAELQTEGSNGKKEVLSGFQVVLEDTLLFPEGGGQPDDHGTINGISVLRVTRRGAQADHFTQTPLAPGTEVQVQVDWERRFDHMQQHSGQHLITAVADHLFGLKTTSWELGRLRSVIELDSPSVTIEQVAAIEQSVNEKIRDRLPVNVRELSLDDPEVAQVRGRGLPDDHAGPIRVVTIENVDANMCCGTHVSNLSDLQVIKILGIEKGKKNKTNLAFLAGNRVLKWMERSHGTEKALTALLKCGVEDHVEAVKKLQNSTKLLQKNNLNLLRDLAVHVAHSLRNSPDWGGVVTLHRKEGDSEFMNIIANEIGSEETLLFLTVGDEKGAGLFLLAGPAEAVETLGPRVAEVLEGKGAGKKGRFQGKATKMSGRAEAQALLQDYISTQSAEE, via the exons ATGGCGTTCCGGTGTCAGCGAGACAGCTACGCCCGCGAG TTCACCACCACAGTGGTCTCCTGCCGTCCCGCGGAGTTGCAGACCGAAGGAAGCAACGGCAAGAAGGAAGTGCTGAGTGGCTTCCAAGTGGTGCTGGAAGACACGCTGCTTTTCCCCGAGGGCGGGGGACAG CCTGATGACCATGGTACAATCAATGGCATCTCTGTGCTGCGAGTAACCCGCCGAGGGGCCCAGGCTGATCATTTCACACAGACACCCCTGGCCCCTGGTACCGAAGTCCAGGTCCAGGTGGACTGGGAGCGGCGGTTTGACCATATGCAGCAGCATTCAG GGCAGCATCTCATCACAGCAGTTGCGGACCATCTGTTTGGGTTGAAGACTACATCATG GGAGTTAGGGCGACTCAGGAGTGTGATTGAATTGGACAGCCCCTCTGTGACCATAGAGCAGGTGGCCGCCATTGAGCAGAGCGTCAATGAAAAAATCAGGGACCGGCTGCCTGTGAACGTGCGGGAGCTGAGCCTGGATGACCCTGAGGTGGCGCAG GTGAGGGGCCGAGGTTTGCCAGATGATCATGCGGGGCCCATTCGAGTTGTTACCATTGAGAATGTTGATGCCAACATGTGCTGTGGGACCCATGTGAGCAATCTCAGTGACCTTCAG GTTATTAAAATTCTGGGcattgaaaaggggaaaaagaacaaaaccaaccTGGCATTTCTGGCTGGGAACCGGGTGCTGAAGTGGATGGAGAGAAGCCATGGAACTGAAAAAGCACTCACTGCACTACTTAA ATGTGGAGTGGAGGATCACGTAGAAGCAGTGAAGAAGCTACAGAACTCTACCAAGCTCTTGCAGAAG AACAACCTGAATCTACTCAGAGACCTGGCCGTGCACGTTGCCCACAGCCTTCGGAACAGCCCGGACTGGGGAGGTGTGGTCACGTTACATAG GAAGGAGGGTGATTCTGAGTTCATGAATATCATCGCCAATGAGATCGGGTCAGAG GAGACTCTCCTGTTCTTAACTGTGGGCGATGAGAAAGGTGCTGGGCTCTTCCTACTGGCAGGGCCAGCTGAGGCCGTGGAGACCCTGGGCCCCAG GGTGGCTGAGGTCCTGGAGGGCAAAGGAGCTGGGAAGAAAGGCCGCTTCCAGGGCAAGGCCACCAAGATGAGCGGgcgggcagaggcacaggcactCCTGCAGGACTACATCAGCACTCAGAGCGCTGAGGAGTGA